From a region of the Streptomyces sp. NBC_01454 genome:
- a CDS encoding MFS transporter yields the protein MSELGRRRRLLVLAICCMSLLIVSLDNTILNVALPSIQHELHASVSGMQWTIDAYTLVLASLLMLAGSTADRLGRRRVFLTGLVVFALGSLLCSLAPGLGWLVVFRMVQAVGGSMLNPVAMSIITNTFTEPRERARAIGVWGGVVGISMAAGPVVGGLLVQSVGWRSIFWINVPIGALAVFLTLRYVPESRAPRPRRVDPVGQLLVITLLGSLTYAIIEAPDAGWTSPQILVFVLAALGSLAGLLVYERRRDEPLIDLRFFHSAPFSGATVVAVCSFAALAGFLFINTLYLQNIRGLSALDAGLYMLPMAGMTLIFAPVSGRLVGSRGPRPSLLVAGAAMAASGVLFAAFGAQSVNPLLFTGYVLFGIGFGLVNAPITNTAVSGMPRAQAGVAAAVASTSRQVGQSLGVAVIGAVLASGVHATATTDAFLAAAHPAWWIIAGCGAAVLLLGAVTTGRWAQETARRTAALFDDGTRGQSTADARP from the coding sequence ATGTCTGAGCTCGGGCGTCGACGGCGTCTTCTGGTGCTGGCGATCTGCTGTATGAGCCTGCTGATCGTCAGCCTCGACAACACCATTTTGAACGTCGCCCTGCCGTCCATCCAGCATGAGCTGCATGCCTCGGTCTCCGGTATGCAGTGGACGATCGACGCCTACACCCTGGTCCTGGCGTCGCTGCTGATGCTGGCCGGCTCCACGGCCGACCGGCTGGGCCGGCGCCGGGTCTTCCTGACCGGGCTGGTCGTCTTCGCGCTCGGCTCGCTGCTGTGCAGTCTGGCGCCCGGGCTGGGGTGGCTGGTGGTCTTCCGGATGGTGCAGGCGGTCGGCGGCTCGATGCTCAACCCCGTCGCAATGTCGATCATCACCAACACCTTCACCGAGCCACGGGAGCGGGCCCGTGCCATCGGGGTGTGGGGCGGGGTCGTCGGCATCAGCATGGCGGCCGGGCCGGTGGTCGGGGGGCTGCTGGTGCAGAGCGTCGGCTGGCGCTCGATCTTCTGGATCAACGTCCCGATCGGCGCGCTCGCGGTCTTCCTGACCCTGCGCTACGTTCCCGAGTCGCGTGCCCCCAGGCCCCGCCGGGTCGACCCGGTCGGCCAGTTGCTGGTGATCACGCTCCTCGGCTCGCTGACGTACGCGATCATCGAGGCCCCGGACGCCGGCTGGACGTCCCCGCAGATCCTGGTGTTCGTGCTGGCGGCACTGGGCTCCCTGGCCGGTCTGCTCGTCTACGAGCGGCGCCGCGACGAACCCCTCATCGATCTGCGGTTCTTCCACAGCGCGCCGTTCAGCGGGGCCACGGTCGTGGCGGTCTGCTCCTTCGCCGCGCTCGCCGGCTTCCTGTTCATCAACACGCTGTATCTGCAGAACATCCGCGGGCTGTCCGCCCTGGACGCCGGGCTCTACATGCTTCCCATGGCCGGGATGACGCTGATCTTCGCACCGGTGTCGGGCCGGCTGGTGGGCAGCCGCGGGCCACGGCCGTCGCTGCTGGTCGCCGGCGCCGCCATGGCTGCCAGCGGGGTGCTCTTCGCGGCCTTCGGCGCCCAGTCGGTCAACCCGCTGCTGTTCACCGGCTATGTCCTCTTCGGCATCGGATTCGGCCTGGTCAACGCGCCGATCACCAACACCGCGGTGTCCGGTATGCCGCGCGCCCAGGCCGGTGTGGCCGCCGCCGTCGCCTCCACCAGCAGGCAGGTCGGGCAGTCGCTCGGCGTCGCGGTGATCGGCGCCGTACTGGCGAGCGGGGTGCATGCCACCGCCACCACGGACGCCTTCCTCGCGGCCGCCCACCCGGCCTGGTGGATCATCGCGGGCTGCGGCGCGGCCGTACTGCTGCTGGGCGCGGTGACGACGGGCCGGTGGGCGCAGGAGACGGCCCGCCGCACGGCGGCACTGTTCGACGACGGGACCCGGGGGCAGAGCACGGCGGACGCCCGCCCGTAA
- the dusB gene encoding tRNA dihydrouridine synthase DusB, which translates to MTLLQIGPHAVQPPVVLAPMAGITNAPFRTLCREFSGGKGLFVSEMITTRALVERNEKTMQLIHFDETERPRSIQLYGVDPDTVGKAARMIAEEDLADHIDLNFGCPVPKVTRKGGGSALPYKRNLLRSILREAVANAGSLPVTIKMRKGIDDDHLTYLDAGRIAVEEGITAVALHGRTASQHYGGTADWDAIARLKEHVPEIPVLGNGDIWSADDAQRMMRETGCDGVVVGRGCLGRPWLFGDLVAAFEGTGTYAQPTLKEVAAVMLRHATLLGEWIGDETRGVIDFRKHVAWYTKGFSVGSEMRRSLAVTSSLDELDALLSELDLDQPWPLGADGPRGRTSGRNRVVLPDGWLDDPYDCAGVDADAELDTSGG; encoded by the coding sequence ATGACTCTCCTGCAGATCGGTCCGCACGCGGTGCAGCCGCCCGTGGTCCTCGCGCCCATGGCCGGGATCACCAATGCCCCGTTCCGGACGCTGTGCCGGGAGTTCAGCGGCGGCAAGGGCCTGTTCGTCAGCGAGATGATCACGACGCGGGCACTGGTCGAGCGCAACGAGAAGACCATGCAGCTGATCCACTTCGACGAGACGGAGCGGCCGCGCTCGATCCAGCTGTACGGCGTCGACCCGGACACCGTCGGCAAGGCCGCCCGCATGATCGCGGAAGAGGACCTCGCCGACCACATCGACCTGAACTTCGGCTGCCCGGTCCCGAAGGTGACCCGCAAGGGCGGCGGCTCGGCCCTCCCGTACAAGCGGAATCTGCTGCGCTCGATCCTGCGCGAGGCGGTGGCGAACGCGGGGTCACTGCCGGTGACGATCAAGATGCGCAAGGGAATCGACGACGATCACCTCACCTACCTCGACGCGGGACGGATCGCGGTCGAGGAGGGCATCACGGCGGTCGCGCTGCACGGCCGCACGGCCTCCCAGCACTACGGCGGCACCGCCGACTGGGACGCCATCGCACGCCTCAAGGAGCACGTCCCCGAGATCCCGGTGCTCGGCAACGGCGACATCTGGTCCGCCGACGACGCACAGCGGATGATGCGCGAGACCGGCTGCGACGGCGTGGTCGTGGGACGCGGCTGCCTGGGGCGGCCCTGGCTGTTCGGCGATCTGGTGGCGGCCTTCGAGGGCACCGGCACCTACGCGCAGCCCACCCTCAAGGAGGTCGCGGCGGTCATGCTGCGGCATGCCACGCTGCTCGGTGAGTGGATCGGTGACGAGACCCGCGGCGTGATCGACTTCCGTAAGCATGTCGCCTGGTACACCAAGGGCTTCTCGGTCGGCTCCGAGATGCGCCGCAGCCTCGCGGTGACCTCCTCCCTCGACGAGCTGGACGCGCTGCTGTCGGAGCTGGACCTCGATCAGCCGTGGCCGCTGGGCGCGGACGGTCCGCGGGGCCGTACCTCGGGCCGCAACCGCGTCGTCCTGCCCGACGGCTGGCTGGACGACCCGTACGACTGCGCGGGCGTGGACGCGGACGCCGAGCTGGACACTTCGGGCGGCTGA